The proteins below are encoded in one region of Heliangelus exortis chromosome 22, bHelExo1.hap1, whole genome shotgun sequence:
- the PBX3 gene encoding pre-B-cell leukemia transcription factor 3 isoform X3: protein MAPRCPGTGLVLAQSAGAVAASGEGIPGLSIRGAQEEDPPDPQLMRLDNMLLAEGVSGPEKGGGSAAAAAAAAASGGSSDNSIEHSDYRAKLTQIRQIYHTELEKYEQACNEFTTHVMNLLREQSRTRPISPKEIERMVGIIHRKFSSIQMQLKQSTCEAVMILRSRFLDARRKRRNFSKQATEILNEYFYSHLSNPYPSEEAKEELAKKCSITVSQVSNWFGNKRIRYKKNIGKFQEEANLYAAKTAVTAAHAVAAAVQNNQTNSPTTPNSGSSGSFNLPNSGDMFMNMQSLNGDSYQGSQVGANVQSQVDTLRHVINQTGGYNDGLGGNSLYSPHNLNANGGWQDATTPSSMTSPTEGPGSVHSDTSN from the exons GTTTGAGCATCCGAGGAGCCCAGGAGGAAGACCCTCCCGATCCCCAGCTAATGAGACTAGACAATATGCTTCTGGCAGAAGGAGTCTCAGGTCCGGAGAAAGGTGGGGGATCGGCGGCAGCAGCTGCAGCCGCAGCAGCCTCTGGAGGGTCTTCAGATAACTCTATTGAACACTCAGATTACAGAGCCAAATTGACCCAGATCAGACAAATCTATCACACAGAGCTGGAGAAATATGAACAG GCATGTAACGAATTTACCACACATGTGATGAACCTCCTCAGAGAACAGAGCCGGACACGTCCCATTTCTCCCAAGGAGATTGAAAGGATGGTGGGCATCATTCATCGAAAATTCAGCTCCATCCAGATGCAACTCAAACAAAGTACTTGTGAAGCAGTAATGATTTTAAGATCAAGGTTCCTCGATGCCAG ACGGAAAAGGCGTAACTTCAGTAAACAAGCCACAGAAATCTTGAATGAGTATTTTTACTCCCACCTCAGTAACCCCTACCCCAGTGAAGAAGCCAAAGAAGAGCTGGCAAAGAAATGCAGCATCACAGTATCGCAG GTGTCCAACTGGTTTGGCAACAAGAGAATCAGGTACAAGAAGAACATTGGGAAGTTCCAGGAAGAAGCCAATCTCTACGCAGCAAAGACAGCTGTGACTGCAGCGCACGCCGTGGCTGCGGCCGTCCAGAACAACCAGACAAACTCCCCCACCACACCAAACTCTG GTTCTTCTGGTTCTTTTAACCTCCCAAATTCTGGGGACATGTTCATGAACATGCAGAGTCTGAATGGGGATTCTTACCAGGGGTCCCAAGTCGGAGCCAATGTGCAGTCACAG GTGGATACCCTGCGTCATGTTATCAATCAGACGGGAGGATACAATGATGGCTTGGGAGGAAATTCACTGTACAGTCCACATAATTTAAAT gCTAATGGAGGCTGGCAGGACGCAACTACTCCATCTTCTATGACTTCCCCTACAGAAGGGCCGGGAAGTGTGCACTCTGATACCTCTAACTAA